The DNA sequence GTCCTGCTTGCGGAGTTCCTCGGGATTGGCCATGGTTGGTCAGTCTACTCGCCGCGACGCCGAAGGGAATTGAGCGCCCGCGTTCCCCATGCGGCGCCCTGATCGACCACGCGCAGCAGCAACATGGCGCCCGCGATGGCGAGCGGCACGACGACGACCATGACCAGTGGAATCTGCAACCACAGGGGTGCGGAAACCACTACTTCGGCGCTGCGGTCGAGGACGTCGTCAAGCATGGGACTAATCTAGCGCACGTCAGAACCGGCGAGCCCGCGGCGGCGCAGCAGTGGCGCGACATCCTTATCGCGGCCACGAAGTTGCCGGAAAGCATCGCCGTAGTCGAGGGTCGCGCCGCGGGAGAGGATGAGGTCGCGGAACGCCTCACCGGCGGCGCGGACATCCGGCTGGGCACTGAACCAGTCGAAGCCGTCCGCGTCGAGCGCCTCGGCCCACAGGTAGGAGTAGTAGCCGGCGGAGTAGCCACCGCCGAAAATGTGGTTGAAATACGTCGAGCGGTAACGCGGCGCCAGCTCATCAACGACGAGGCCTGCGTCCTCGAGGGCGCGCTGTTCGAAGTCGCTTATCGAGTCCGCGGTGTCCCCCATCGTCGCTGCCTCTGACGGCGTCAGGGAATGCCATGCCAAGTCGATGATGGCGGCCGCGAGGTACTCGGAGGTGGCAAAACCTTGTCCGAATTGGCGAGCAGCAATGACGGCCTCGACGAGTTCGTCGGGGATGACCTCGCCCGTGTCGACGTGGTGGGCGTAGTGTCGCAGGACCTCCGGGTCGAAGCCCCAGTTTTCGTTGATCTGGGAGGGGAACTCAACCCAGTCGCGGGGGACATTGGTGCCGGACAGCGTGGGGTAACGGACCTTCGAGAGCAGGCCGTGAAGGGCGTGGCCAAACTCGTGGAATAGGGTCGTGACCTGGTCGATCGTGAGCAGCGGCTCCGAGCCATCGGTCGGGTGAGTGATGCTCATGACGTTGACCACGACGGGCTTGGTACCCAGCAGTTCGGATTGGTCAACAAACGAGCTCATCCACGCCCCGCCCCGCTTGGAGGGACGCGAGCGGTAGTCGGTGAGCAACAGGCCAATGCCCTCGCCTCCGTCGTTGACCTCCCACACGTCGACGCCGTCGGCATATCCCTGCAGGTCATCACGCTTGACCACGGTGATGCCGTAGAGGCGCTCAGCAGCGAAGAACACACCCTTTTCCAGCACCTGGCGCAGCGGGAAATAGCGCGACAGCTCCTCGTCGTCGAGGGAGAAGTCGCGCTCGCGGACCTTGGCCTGCCAGTAGGGCCAATCGGCCCCAGTGACGGGCTCGCCGGCCAGCTCAGAGGCGAGCTTTCGCTCTGCATCGGCGTTCGCGGCGGCAGCCGGAGCCAAGTCAAAGAGCAAGTCGCGGGCGGCCTGAGCGGTACCGGCGGTTTCCTCCGCGATGACGTAATCAGCATGGGTGTCAAAGCCCAACAGGCGCGCCCGCTCCGCCCGCAGCTGGACCTGCTCGAGGAGGTTGGCGGCGTTGGAGGTGTCTCCGCGCTGCTGCGACGCCTCGTAGAGGGCGGCCCGTGAGGCCGGGTCAGTGAGCAGGGCCTGGTCAGCCTGCACGGTCGGCAGTTCGAGCGGCAGGAGGTAGCCGTCGCCATCGGCGTCTGCCTGCGCGGATTCGATGCGGGATTCGCTCAGGCCAGCCAGCTGTTCAGCGTTGGAGAAGCGAACGGCCAGGCGCTTGGTGTCCGCGAGGAGGGAGCGCCCGAACTCCTCCGAGAGCACACTCAAGCGCTGGTTGATCTCAGCCAGACGCTGCTTACCCGCCTCGTCAAGAGCCGCACCGCGGCGCGTGAAGCGACGCAACAGGAGCTCGTGCAAGCGCTGGGATTCCGCATCGTCGGGAACGACGACGTCGGCAAGCAGCTGGTACAGCGCGGCATTCTGATAAATCGCGTCGGAATGCGCCGAAAGCTTAGGCACGATGTCGGCGGCCACGGCATCCATCTCATCGGTGGAATCGGTGCCCTGCAGGTTAAAGAACCACGCGGAGGCCCGCTCCAGCGTCCGGCCGGACTTCTCCAGCGCCTCAACAACATTCTCCCAGGTGGGATCCGCGGCGACGATCGCGGCGATCTCCTCGCGCTGCTCGGCCAATCCCACCTCGAAGGCCTCAACGGCATGCTCGAGAGTGATATCGGCGAACGCGGGCAGCTCGTAGGGCAGGTCTGAGGTCTGGAGCAGAGGATTCACAGTCATGAGGCCCGATGGTAGCGATCCGCGGTTGGTAGCGTTGTCCCCATGTCCACCACCGTGCGCGTTAGCTGCCCCGCCGGCACCATCGTCGGGGTGTCCGACGGCGACGTCACCCGCTTCCATTCCATCCCCTATTCGGACATTCCCGGCGACTTCGCCAACGCCACGCGCCTGGCACCCCAAGAGCTTATCGACGCCACCACCTACCGCCCCGAGACCATCGCCCTCAGCGTTGTCACGCCGTCAACGGCTCGCCCCCTCGCCGACCTTCCGGTCGTCGTCTACATCCACGGCGGTCGCTTCGAGTACGGCACGCACGGCGATCGCCGTGCCGACGGCACCCCAAATGCCCACTCCGGGGTGGTCACCGTGCACATTGGCTACCGGGTGAAACTCGCTGGTTTCGCGCGTTTTCATGACGACGAGCCCGATCGCTACCGTGGCATTGATGATTGCCAGCTCGGCCTGGAATGGGTTCAACGCAACATTGAATCCTTCGGCGGCGACCCGACGAATGTCACCCTCGTCGGCCAATCAGCCGGCGCAACGACGGCTCTGTGGCTGGCCCGGCGAGATCACTTCCGCGGAGGATTCCGCCGCGTCATGGCGATGTCGCCGTGCTTTCCCCGCGCCTCTTTCTCCGAGCGCAAAACCTCACTGCGCATCGCGCTGGGGAAGCCGATTACCCGCGATGCCCTATCCCGGGTCTCCCCGAAAGCCCTGGACCGCGGTTATAAACGCTTCCGGACTTTTCACGGCATGGACATGGCGCTGGGCCCCTCGCCTCTCGATGGCCACGAGCTTGCCAGGATCCCCCTGTGGGTCACCTCCACCCGCGACGAGTTCTATCACATGCCCGCAGGCCAGAAAGCTGATTCCTTGCGCTGGCGCGAGGGGATCGCCCGGCGGATGAGTCGCCGGATGGGCATGACCGGTTCCTTCGACACCTGGTTAGAGCAGGCCCGCGCGATCGACCCCCGGCGAATCGTCGGCCGCCTCATTGGCGATGCCTCCAACCGCCGCTGGGTCTCCCAAGCCGCCGAGGAAACCCCCGGGCAGGTGTGGATGACCGAGTTCGTCCGCACCCACGGCCCCGCCATCCACTGTTCCGAGATTCCGGTTGCATTCGGGCTGGAACCCGGCCCCCTGCACGACCTCCTCCTGGCGTTTGCCCGCGGCGAAGAACTGCCGTGGCCAGCATTTTCTCCCGACACCGGCCGGCAGGCGCTCCGCTTCAATCTGGAAACCGGCCACGACGAGGTCATCAGCGACCCCCTCCGCATGGTGCGGGAGGCATTCGGCGCTTAGGTCAGTGCCTGACGCAGGCGCCGATCACTCAGTTCTTCCGCCAACCACGGACTAAAGGCGAATGGGGCAATGTCTACTGCTTGGATCACCGCAGCCGGATCGACCCATTCAAGAGAATCAACCTCGTCCGGCGACGGGGCCGGTTCCTCCCCCTCCACCAGCGTGGCCACGAACACTGGACAAATCTCCCACTCGACGATCCCGCTGGAATCGACGGCCCGGTAGCTAAAGTCCGGCAGTACCTCGGTGATCTTTTCGATCGCCCCCTCGCGCAGCCCCAGCTCCTCGATGCTGCGCCGGGCTACCGCGTCGGCCGCTGACTC is a window from the Corynebacterium testudinoris genome containing:
- a CDS encoding M3 family metallopeptidase; this translates as MTVNPLLQTSDLPYELPAFADITLEHAVEAFEVGLAEQREEIAAIVAADPTWENVVEALEKSGRTLERASAWFFNLQGTDSTDEMDAVAADIVPKLSAHSDAIYQNAALYQLLADVVVPDDAESQRLHELLLRRFTRRGAALDEAGKQRLAEINQRLSVLSEEFGRSLLADTKRLAVRFSNAEQLAGLSESRIESAQADADGDGYLLPLELPTVQADQALLTDPASRAALYEASQQRGDTSNAANLLEQVQLRAERARLLGFDTHADYVIAEETAGTAQAARDLLFDLAPAAAANADAERKLASELAGEPVTGADWPYWQAKVRERDFSLDDEELSRYFPLRQVLEKGVFFAAERLYGITVVKRDDLQGYADGVDVWEVNDGGEGIGLLLTDYRSRPSKRGGAWMSSFVDQSELLGTKPVVVNVMSITHPTDGSEPLLTIDQVTTLFHEFGHALHGLLSKVRYPTLSGTNVPRDWVEFPSQINENWGFDPEVLRHYAHHVDTGEVIPDELVEAVIAARQFGQGFATSEYLAAAIIDLAWHSLTPSEAATMGDTADSISDFEQRALEDAGLVVDELAPRYRSTYFNHIFGGGYSAGYYSYLWAEALDADGFDWFSAQPDVRAAGEAFRDLILSRGATLDYGDAFRQLRGRDKDVAPLLRRRGLAGSDVR
- a CDS encoding carboxylesterase family protein, with the translated sequence MSTTVRVSCPAGTIVGVSDGDVTRFHSIPYSDIPGDFANATRLAPQELIDATTYRPETIALSVVTPSTARPLADLPVVVYIHGGRFEYGTHGDRRADGTPNAHSGVVTVHIGYRVKLAGFARFHDDEPDRYRGIDDCQLGLEWVQRNIESFGGDPTNVTLVGQSAGATTALWLARRDHFRGGFRRVMAMSPCFPRASFSERKTSLRIALGKPITRDALSRVSPKALDRGYKRFRTFHGMDMALGPSPLDGHELARIPLWVTSTRDEFYHMPAGQKADSLRWREGIARRMSRRMGMTGSFDTWLEQARAIDPRRIVGRLIGDASNRRWVSQAAEETPGQVWMTEFVRTHGPAIHCSEIPVAFGLEPGPLHDLLLAFARGEELPWPAFSPDTGRQALRFNLETGHDEVISDPLRMVREAFGA
- the idi gene encoding isopentenyl-diphosphate Delta-isomerase, which produces MTDAVELVVLADSSGNPAGTAPKATVHTDDTPLHFAFSCFLLNHEGKLLMTRRALSKRTWPGIWTNSFCGHPGPGESAADAVARRSIEELGLREGAIEKITEVLPDFSYRAVDSSGIVEWEICPVFVATLVEGEEPAPSPDEVDSLEWVDPAAVIQAVDIAPFAFSPWLAEELSDRRLRQALT